A genomic window from Fusarium verticillioides 7600 chromosome 5, whole genome shotgun sequence includes:
- a CDS encoding alkanesulfonate monooxygenase encodes MASQDQTAQQGKKKSLIVNAFVMMCSGHQSPGLWRHPEDESWRFKDTEHWVELAKLLEDAKFHGIFIADVLGGYDVYKKSLEPAIISGAQWPLTEPLAVIPAMAAATKNIGFGATVSVTYEQPYHLARRLSTVDHLTKGRLGWNIVTGYLDSAARNLGHPVQLAHDERYAQAEEYMEVMYKLFNSSWRDDAVKLDRERGIYTDPALVRQIDHNGKYFNVPGPHVVDPSPQRTPLLLQAGASKPGKAFAAQHAEAIFTSAHAPAVCKKNIADIRQVAKEQFGRDPNNIKVLALVTPILGKTEEEALAKYNEAKKYASTEGALSLFGGWTGMDLNQYGDDEELRQVESNAVRSTVEGYAKFSPANSKWTKHTVAEHVSLGGNGPLFVGTPSQVADSLQVWIDEADVDGFNFGYVLFPGTFKDIIELLLPELRSRGLFWDDYAVPGGSYRENFYGLPGQKYPLDEHAASKYRWAAGVPASEHKIPQ; translated from the exons ATGGCTTCCCAAGATCAAACGGCCCagcagggcaagaagaaaagcCTTATCGTCAATGCCTTTGTCATGATGT GCAGTGGTCATCAATCCCCAGGATTATGGAGACACCCTGAGGATGAGTCTTGGAGATTCAAGGACACTGAGCACTGGGTTGAACTAGCCAAGTTGCTAGAAGACGCCAAATTCCATGGCATCTTTATCGCTGATGTGCTGG GAGGCTACGATGTTTACAAGAAGTCCTTGGAACCTGCTATCATCTCTGGAGCTCAATGGCCTCTCACAGAGCCATTGGCCGTTATTCctgccatggctgctgcGACGAAAAATATTGGATTTGGTGCCACTGTTTCTGTTACTTATGAGCAGCCATATCATCTGGCTCGACGGTTATCTACAGTCGATCACCTCACCAAGGGCCG TTTGGGCTGGAAC ATTGTTACTGGTTACCTAGACTCAGCCGCTCGCAACCTTGGCCATCCAGTTCAACTCGCT CACGATGAACGCTACGCCCAGGCCGAAGAATACATGGAAGTCATGTACAAGCTCTTTAACTCATCCTGGCGTGACGACGCTGTCAAGCTAGACCGTGAGCGAGGTATCTACACGGATCCCGCCCTTGTTCGTCAAATCGACCATAACGGCAAATACTTCAACGTTCCCGGTCCTCACGTCGTGGACCCCAGCCCGCAGCGAACacctctgcttcttcaagcaggAGCCAGCAAGCCAGGTAAAGCATTTGCAGCTCAGCATGCTGAGGCCATCTTTACTTCTGCGCATGCACCTGCAGTGTGTAAGAAGAACATTGCAGATATCCGACAAGTTGCGAAGGAACAGTTTGGCCGAGATccaaacaacatcaaggtcctcgCTCTTGTCACCCCCATTCTTGgcaagactgaggaggaagctcTGGCTAAGTATAACGAAGCGAAGAAGTATGCTTCGACTGAAGGCGCTCTGTCGTTGTTCGGCGGATGGACTGGTATGGACTTGAACCAGTacggtgatgatgaggagcttcGACAGGTTGAGAGTAACGCTGTCAG ATCAACTGTAGAAGGCTATGCCAAGTTCTCACCCGCAAACTCAAAGTGGACGAAGCATACTGTCGCCGAGCATGTCAGCCTCGGAGGCAATGGACCTCTATTCGTTGGTACACCCTCCCAGGTAGCCGACAGCCTGCAAGTCTGGATTGATGAGGCAGACGTCGATGGGTTCAACTTT GGATATGTTCTTTTCCCGGGTACCTTCAAAGATATCATCGAACTGCTGCTCCCTGAACTTCGATCAAGGGGTCTCTTCTGGGACGATTACGCAGTACCTGGTGGCAGCTACCGAGAGAACTTCTATGGACTTCCTGGACAGAAGTATCCTCTTGATGAGCATGCTGCTTCAAAGTATAGGTGGGCTGCTGGCGTGCCTGCAAGTGAGCACAAGATTCCACAGTAG